From Sediminibacterium sp. TEGAF015, a single genomic window includes:
- a CDS encoding outer membrane beta-barrel protein, with the protein MRILFLAIGLFLSFTAMAQNTATLKGKLVDSVGKQALKDASITILEAKDSTLDVFGLAKPDGSFMVEKISFGDMIVMIKFQGYESFSKKITFSKSNATVDLGTIYLKLAANDLGEVTVTQSPITIKKDTVQFNASSFKTKPNAVMEDLLKKLPGVQVEADGTVKAQGENVQRILVDGKRFFGDDPKLATKNLPPDMIDKIQVFDALNDQSAFTGFDDGNRIKTINITTKKDKRKGYFGRVIAGGGSDSKEGRYDNSVNLSYFNGDRQITFTGQANNVNKQNFGGQDFLGAMGGGGGMARVVVNAVGGARGGGGTATNNNGGIINTWAGGINYKDVWGKKTEVSGSYFYNDQKTYREQNSLTQNLIPGNPDSSIYNSQLNNSVTKNSNHRINFNIEHQFDSSNSIIIRPNISFQETESATDVTTFSTRGISKNLNNSVASTKRMNSGYNASIEATFRHRFKKKGRTYSIAFNPGQTMNDGNTSNYSINNFFNTPVAYADTINQIGVTNRDSKTINATFSYTEPIGKNQILEFNYNYNNNVNNSGTRTFAFNKTSGQYDLIVPNLTNVFENTFNSNRVGLNWRIQNAKYNFSIGTGIQVGELVSKNITRDSSITQNFVNFFPTMNFRYDFSRTKNLRIFYNGRTAQPSAQQLQPVIDNSNPLNITSGNPNLKQQFIHTFRVLYNSFDVVTQKIFFATINANFTANDIQNSTTYLPNGAQFTRPENLSGTYNINGFINYGFPLKKPKSNLNFGVNLGRNQSQTLVNNLSNYTRNTTAGFNASWTTNIKEGFDMNFSSNSSFSFARYTLQPQQNGDFFTQTFVAEPTIYNKKGWVFSTDFRYIKNTGRAEGFNTNIPLWSASIAKQLFKKKDGEIKFYVFDLLNQNQSLTRNVTGNTIQDVSTVVLKRYFMISFTYNLRSFGAPQGGMQQRGINQIFRGAPGQGMQGMQMMRFGQ; encoded by the coding sequence ATGCGTATACTCTTTTTAGCAATTGGATTATTTCTTTCTTTTACTGCGATGGCACAAAATACAGCTACTTTAAAAGGGAAGCTTGTAGACAGTGTAGGAAAGCAAGCTTTGAAAGATGCCTCTATTACCATATTAGAAGCGAAGGATTCTACGCTAGATGTTTTTGGACTGGCAAAGCCGGATGGTAGCTTTATGGTTGAAAAAATTTCTTTTGGGGATATGATTGTCATGATTAAGTTTCAGGGCTATGAATCTTTTTCGAAGAAGATAACCTTTTCTAAATCCAATGCTACTGTTGACTTGGGAACGATTTATTTAAAACTTGCCGCTAATGACTTAGGAGAAGTAACTGTTACGCAATCTCCCATAACAATAAAAAAAGATACTGTTCAGTTTAATGCATCTAGTTTTAAAACTAAGCCTAACGCAGTAATGGAGGATTTGTTAAAAAAATTACCAGGGGTTCAAGTAGAAGCAGATGGAACAGTAAAAGCACAAGGTGAAAATGTGCAACGCATTTTAGTAGATGGGAAGCGATTTTTTGGAGATGATCCTAAGTTAGCTACCAAAAATTTGCCTCCTGACATGATTGATAAAATCCAGGTATTTGATGCGTTAAATGACCAAAGTGCCTTCACTGGTTTTGATGATGGCAATAGAATTAAAACCATCAATATTACCACCAAAAAAGACAAGCGAAAAGGGTATTTCGGTAGAGTAATTGCCGGTGGGGGTTCTGATAGTAAAGAAGGTCGTTATGATAATAGTGTGAACTTGAGTTATTTTAACGGTGATAGACAAATTACTTTTACAGGCCAAGCCAACAACGTAAATAAACAAAATTTTGGTGGACAAGATTTCTTAGGAGCTATGGGAGGCGGTGGAGGAATGGCGAGAGTTGTTGTTAATGCAGTAGGTGGAGCCAGGGGTGGTGGTGGAACTGCTACCAATAACAATGGCGGTATCATTAATACTTGGGCTGGCGGTATCAATTACAAAGATGTCTGGGGTAAAAAAACAGAAGTATCTGGTAGTTATTTTTATAATGACCAAAAAACATATAGAGAACAAAATAGTCTAACCCAGAACTTGATTCCAGGCAATCCGGATTCTTCTATTTATAACTCACAACTTAATAATTCAGTAACCAAGAACAGCAATCATCGTATTAATTTTAATATTGAGCATCAATTTGATTCTTCCAATTCTATAATAATACGACCCAATATTAGTTTTCAAGAGACTGAATCAGCAACTGATGTAACAACATTTTCTACGAGGGGTATTTCTAAAAATTTGAATAATTCTGTTGCATCAACAAAAAGAATGAACAGCGGGTATAATGCTAGTATTGAGGCAACTTTCAGACACAGATTTAAAAAGAAGGGTCGAACTTATTCCATCGCGTTTAATCCAGGGCAAACAATGAACGATGGAAATACATCCAACTATTCAATAAACAATTTTTTTAATACTCCTGTTGCCTATGCAGATACCATTAATCAAATTGGCGTAACAAATAGAGATAGTAAAACCATCAATGCCACTTTCTCTTATACTGAACCCATTGGGAAAAATCAGATTCTAGAATTTAATTATAATTACAACAACAATGTAAATAACTCTGGAACTAGAACTTTTGCATTTAATAAGACCTCAGGGCAGTATGATTTGATAGTGCCAAATTTGACCAACGTATTTGAAAATACTTTCAACTCCAATCGCGTGGGTTTAAATTGGCGTATTCAGAATGCTAAATACAATTTCAGTATTGGAACAGGAATACAAGTTGGGGAATTGGTAAGTAAAAACATTACCAGAGATAGTTCTATTACCCAAAATTTTGTGAATTTTTTCCCAACCATGAACTTTCGATATGATTTTTCACGCACAAAAAATCTACGGATTTTCTATAATGGTAGAACCGCTCAACCTTCTGCACAACAATTGCAGCCTGTGATTGATAATTCTAATCCTCTGAATATCACTTCTGGTAATCCTAACTTGAAGCAGCAGTTTATTCATACGTTTAGGGTGTTATATAATTCCTTCGATGTCGTTACGCAGAAAATTTTCTTTGCTACTATTAATGCGAATTTCACAGCTAATGATATTCAAAATTCTACCACTTACTTGCCAAATGGAGCACAGTTTACTCGACCAGAAAATTTGAGTGGTACTTACAATATTAATGGATTCATTAATTATGGCTTCCCATTAAAGAAGCCCAAAAGCAACTTGAATTTTGGCGTTAATCTTGGTAGGAATCAGAGTCAAACTTTGGTAAACAACCTAAGTAATTATACCCGAAATACAACAGCTGGTTTCAATGCCTCTTGGACAACCAATATAAAGGAAGGCTTCGATATGAATTTCTCTTCTAATTCTAGTTTCAGTTTTGCCCGATATACTTTGCAGCCTCAGCAAAATGGCGATTTTTTTACTCAAACTTTTGTGGCTGAACCCACCATTTATAATAAAAAAGGTTGGGTTTTCTCAACGGATTTTCGTTATATCAAAAACACAGGCCGTGCAGAGGGATTCAATACGAATATTCCTTTGTGGAGTGCAAGTATTGCGAAGCAATTATTCAAGAAGAAAGATGGAGAAATCAAATTCTATGTATTTGACTTACTCAATCAAAACCAGAGTTTAACTAGAAATGTAACGGGTAACACAATCCAAGACGTTTCTACTGTTGTTTTAAAACGCTATTTCATGATCAGCTTCACCTATAATCTAAGAAGTTTTGGGGCTCCACAAGGTGGAATGCAGCAAAGAGGCATTAATCAAATTTTTAGAGGTGCACCGGGTCAAGGTATGCAAGGCATGCAGATGATGCGATTTGGACAATAA
- a CDS encoding 2-phosphosulfolactate phosphatase codes for MSTRPELHTILSPKLLDIYDVSNSVVVVIDVFRATSTIATALFNGAARVIPVDTVDKCIQIGKNTGGITAGERDGKVIPGLEHGNSPAEYPREFVEGKTLVLTTTNGTKLLHMALQNGASEVITGSFPNLSAVCDHLIEAKKNVILGCSAWKDKFNLEDTLFAGAVISRIKSHFTIHCDSSLMAENMYEMHKGNLKSFIRNTTHWHRLAQYGLEKDLEYCVTPDQANILPFYKNGDLIIKEG; via the coding sequence ATGAGCACAAGACCTGAATTACACACGATTCTTTCTCCTAAATTATTAGACATATATGATGTTAGCAATAGCGTTGTAGTAGTAATTGACGTTTTTCGCGCCACTTCAACTATTGCTACTGCATTATTTAATGGTGCTGCAAGAGTTATACCCGTAGACACGGTTGACAAATGCATTCAGATTGGTAAAAATACAGGAGGGATTACAGCCGGAGAAAGGGACGGGAAAGTAATTCCGGGTTTAGAACATGGTAATTCACCTGCGGAATATCCGCGTGAATTTGTGGAAGGTAAAACCCTTGTGCTAACTACCACAAATGGAACAAAGTTGTTGCATATGGCTTTGCAAAATGGCGCTTCCGAAGTAATTACAGGTTCCTTTCCTAATTTGTCCGCAGTGTGTGACCATTTAATTGAAGCTAAGAAAAATGTAATTCTCGGATGTTCCGCTTGGAAAGACAAGTTTAATCTGGAGGACACTTTGTTTGCTGGAGCTGTTATTAGTCGTATCAAATCACATTTTACCATTCATTGTGATAGCAGCTTAATGGCGGAAAATATGTACGAAATGCACAAGGGCAACTTAAAATCTTTCATCAGAAATACGACCCATTGGCACCGTTTGGCACAATACGGTCTTGAAAAAGATCTTGAGTATTGTGTTACGCCTGATCAGGCGAACATTTTGCCTTTTTATAAGAACGGGGACCTGATAATAAAGGAGGGATAA
- a CDS encoding HYC_CC_PP family protein, translating into MKKWGLIVLLTIYATASFGVSIQQFYCCNQLKSTSIRFVPAEENSCGMKHKMKDCCKTKVKFVKQQDTHFAQSAKTTVPSFEHFEPLYFSPEINLSAFNSGISPNQPINGPPLIHAGVSLYQFYCNYRI; encoded by the coding sequence GTGAAAAAATGGGGCCTCATAGTATTGCTGACTATTTATGCAACCGCCAGTTTTGGGGTTAGCATACAACAATTCTATTGTTGCAACCAACTAAAGTCTACTAGCATACGTTTTGTTCCGGCTGAAGAAAACAGCTGCGGTATGAAGCATAAAATGAAGGACTGCTGCAAGACCAAAGTAAAATTTGTAAAGCAACAGGATACGCATTTTGCTCAATCAGCTAAAACAACAGTACCCTCCTTTGAGCATTTTGAGCCGCTTTATTTTTCACCTGAGATTAATCTTTCTGCTTTCAACAGCGGCATCAGCCCAAACCAACCAATTAACGGTCCGCCTCTTATACATGCTGGCGTATCACTCTATCAATTTTACTGCAACTACAGAATTTAA
- a CDS encoding heavy metal-binding domain-containing protein yields MKKTIMLVLAGFLSLATYAQHTAPKQDSTKATHSCPMHPEITGTEKDKCSKCKMSLTPVKSYVCPMHADITSTKKDAKCSKCGMALKEAKPAHSKH; encoded by the coding sequence ATGAAAAAAACAATCATGCTTGTATTAGCAGGTTTCTTAAGCCTTGCTACTTATGCACAGCACACTGCTCCTAAACAGGACAGTACAAAAGCTACGCATTCCTGTCCAATGCATCCTGAAATTACAGGAACAGAAAAGGACAAATGCAGCAAATGCAAAATGTCATTGACGCCGGTAAAAAGCTATGTATGCCCTATGCATGCGGATATTACCAGCACCAAAAAAGATGCTAAATGCAGCAAATGCGGCATGGCTTTAAAAGAAGCTAAGCCCGCACACAGTAAGCATTAA
- a CDS encoding DEAD/DEAH box helicase: MALPYLVKHIYNFGTDEVIRRGKKIHSLGQVELVEYDDLMGNIIFRVKDDGYNTFYKVHINQFKDPATISLRCSCPYNLSEVCRHKAGALFHLQDLLDKNLLGDRETVYDQKHTVVKIRLLDLKLIKMLSATESFESAEEYLRTNTATIKEAKNERVVAELEMNGKQHVVVLQKNEERNFDTSCNCASDTAHPLCVHKAIVFLQLLKNHGANYFDSIRNWDKEKNKLLALYGYSLTDDLKGKFEFTYTDGKPFLRVLDNSIKRVSLSSNQEVKPIMQEQLDIPAVIEQEAEQEASYKLGLVVTSGATQYPFIQMEVIQGEPDDQFSKYLGKTEKLDLTKFINTAVFSEDDKMLIQQLRKLMSAEVNRYLNRNSPFSGIWENIIQQHTDELPEETRALINEYLHPKFKKLFAEYAASSFVFYLPSGKRFVTENLVKAHFSDHFIQPSFSINFKDSQYEVSCTVELPSRTISLNENAIDSSFVFQHQDEFYIWKKAEDIILAEKFLPSGKIIIPADEWSEQLTEFVLPLSRSYAVQFANVKKEEIKDARPEIKIQLKEKGEYLLFQPIFNYKGFDIQSTDKEKLFFPQADRLLVIHRNMVAERELMSRIEQLHSGFVRPVDSNVLALKGKDVLKNNWFFLFMDAAKEMNIPVYGFEALRNFRFNTAKPSTKIFISSNTDWFDAKVEIQFGEQKVTIDDVKKALANKQQFVQLTDGTLGILPEEWVKKYALLFRVGEGKAGNMKLSKYHFSVIEELYLQRDEEELSFQLEEKYERIKGNHEIKPIPAPEHLQSILRPYQESGFQWLNYLREVQWGGILADDMGLGKTIQALCFLHHLKMENGSLKALVVCPTTLMFNWQNEIKKFTPDISFYVHHGGGRLKDGISNKAFDVIITTYGTLRSDIKQFVEVSFDYVILDESQAIKNPSSKVTKAASLLKAKSRLCLSGTPLQNNTFDIYAQMNFLNPGMLGSMEFFKQEFSIPIDKFGEKEQKDHLRKLLYPFILRRTKEQVAKDLPEKQEMVLFCEMGDEQRKIYEAYRNDYRDKILGVVENQGIQKSQLTILQGLMKLRQICDSPAIIKEEERYPNVSVKLEELGREITENISNHKALVFSQFLGMLSLIKEKMKELGVDYEYFDGSSTVAERERAIQRFQNEDSCRVFLISLKAGGVGLNLTAADYVYIVDPWWNPAVEQQAIDRTHRIGQTKNIFAYRMICTDTVEDKILKLQERKRNLAREVITDDEGFVKTLTKEDVEYLFS, encoded by the coding sequence ATGGCACTACCGTATTTAGTTAAACATATATATAATTTTGGCACTGACGAAGTAATTCGCCGGGGAAAGAAAATTCATTCATTAGGTCAGGTAGAATTGGTTGAGTATGATGACCTGATGGGGAATATAATATTTCGGGTAAAAGACGATGGTTACAATACTTTTTACAAAGTTCATATAAACCAGTTTAAAGATCCGGCTACCATTTCTTTGCGTTGTAGCTGCCCCTATAATCTTTCTGAAGTTTGCAGGCATAAGGCTGGCGCTTTATTTCATCTGCAGGATTTGCTGGATAAAAATTTATTAGGAGATCGCGAAACAGTTTATGATCAGAAACACACAGTAGTAAAAATCAGATTGCTCGATTTGAAGCTGATTAAAATGCTAAGTGCTACTGAATCATTTGAAAGTGCAGAAGAATATTTAAGAACCAATACTGCTACCATAAAAGAGGCAAAAAATGAAAGAGTTGTTGCTGAGTTGGAAATGAATGGGAAGCAGCATGTAGTGGTACTTCAGAAAAATGAGGAGCGTAATTTTGATACCAGTTGCAACTGTGCTTCTGATACCGCTCATCCGCTCTGCGTGCACAAAGCCATTGTTTTTTTACAATTGTTAAAAAACCATGGTGCTAATTATTTTGATTCAATCAGAAATTGGGATAAAGAAAAAAATAAATTACTGGCCTTGTATGGTTACTCTCTTACCGACGATTTAAAAGGGAAGTTTGAATTTACCTATACTGATGGTAAACCCTTTTTGCGTGTACTGGATAACAGTATTAAAAGAGTAAGTCTTTCGAGTAATCAGGAAGTTAAACCAATTATGCAGGAGCAACTTGATATCCCTGCAGTGATTGAACAAGAGGCTGAGCAGGAAGCTTCCTATAAATTAGGGCTGGTTGTAACCAGTGGAGCAACGCAATATCCCTTCATCCAAATGGAGGTTATACAAGGTGAACCTGATGATCAATTCTCAAAATATCTTGGAAAAACAGAGAAGCTAGACTTGACTAAGTTCATTAATACGGCAGTTTTCTCTGAAGATGACAAAATGCTGATTCAGCAACTTCGCAAACTGATGTCTGCCGAAGTAAACAGGTATCTGAATCGTAATTCTCCTTTCAGTGGAATTTGGGAAAATATTATTCAGCAGCATACAGATGAGTTGCCAGAAGAAACAAGGGCATTAATTAATGAATACCTTCATCCAAAATTCAAGAAGTTATTTGCTGAGTATGCAGCTTCTTCCTTTGTATTCTATCTCCCCTCGGGTAAAAGATTTGTTACAGAGAATCTGGTAAAAGCGCATTTCTCTGATCACTTTATTCAGCCCTCATTCAGTATTAATTTTAAAGACAGTCAGTATGAGGTTTCCTGTACAGTTGAATTGCCATCCAGAACTATTTCACTAAATGAAAACGCAATTGATTCTTCTTTTGTATTTCAACATCAGGATGAATTCTATATCTGGAAAAAGGCGGAGGATATTATACTGGCAGAGAAATTTCTGCCATCAGGTAAGATAATTATCCCGGCAGATGAATGGTCGGAGCAGTTGACTGAATTTGTTCTTCCGCTATCCCGTTCATATGCTGTTCAGTTTGCCAATGTAAAAAAAGAGGAAATAAAAGATGCCCGTCCTGAAATCAAAATTCAGCTAAAAGAAAAAGGGGAATATCTTTTATTCCAACCTATTTTCAATTACAAGGGTTTTGATATTCAGTCTACTGATAAAGAAAAGTTGTTTTTCCCGCAAGCAGACCGCTTACTGGTAATTCATAGAAATATGGTTGCAGAGAGAGAACTGATGAGTAGAATTGAGCAACTGCATTCGGGTTTTGTTAGACCTGTAGATTCCAATGTGCTGGCATTGAAAGGAAAAGATGTCCTGAAGAACAACTGGTTTTTCCTTTTCATGGATGCGGCGAAAGAAATGAATATCCCTGTATATGGTTTTGAGGCACTGCGCAACTTCAGATTTAATACAGCCAAGCCCTCTACTAAAATATTCATCAGCAGCAATACCGATTGGTTTGATGCAAAAGTCGAAATCCAATTCGGGGAACAGAAAGTAACTATAGATGATGTAAAGAAAGCATTGGCTAATAAACAACAGTTTGTTCAGCTAACAGATGGGACACTTGGAATTTTGCCTGAAGAATGGGTTAAAAAATATGCCTTGTTATTCAGAGTTGGTGAAGGTAAGGCAGGTAATATGAAGCTCAGTAAATATCACTTCAGCGTGATAGAAGAGCTTTATCTGCAAAGAGATGAAGAGGAGCTTTCTTTTCAACTTGAAGAAAAATACGAACGGATTAAAGGCAATCATGAAATTAAACCTATTCCTGCACCTGAACATTTGCAATCTATCCTTCGTCCTTATCAGGAGAGTGGTTTTCAGTGGTTAAATTATTTGAGAGAAGTACAATGGGGTGGAATTCTGGCTGATGATATGGGATTGGGTAAAACCATACAGGCACTTTGCTTTTTGCATCACCTGAAAATGGAGAACGGAAGTTTGAAGGCCTTGGTTGTTTGTCCAACAACACTAATGTTTAACTGGCAAAATGAAATCAAGAAATTTACACCTGATATTAGTTTTTATGTGCATCATGGCGGAGGCAGATTAAAAGATGGCATAAGCAACAAAGCCTTTGATGTAATCATTACTACTTACGGCACTTTAAGAAGCGATATTAAACAGTTTGTAGAGGTTTCCTTCGATTATGTTATCCTGGATGAAAGTCAGGCTATTAAAAACCCTTCCAGTAAAGTCACCAAAGCAGCTTCTTTGTTAAAAGCGAAGAGCCGGCTTTGCCTGAGTGGTACACCATTGCAGAATAATACTTTCGATATCTATGCTCAAATGAATTTCCTGAATCCAGGTATGTTGGGAAGCATGGAATTTTTTAAGCAGGAGTTTTCTATACCAATTGATAAGTTTGGAGAGAAAGAGCAAAAAGACCATTTGCGAAAATTATTATATCCATTTATTCTCAGAAGAACCAAAGAACAAGTGGCTAAGGACTTACCTGAAAAACAGGAAATGGTATTGTTCTGCGAAATGGGGGATGAACAACGTAAGATTTACGAAGCCTACCGAAATGATTATCGGGATAAAATTCTGGGTGTTGTAGAAAACCAGGGTATTCAGAAATCGCAGTTGACCATTTTACAGGGCTTGATGAAGCTGAGACAGATTTGTGATAGCCCCGCTATAATAAAAGAAGAAGAACGTTATCCCAATGTTTCTGTAAAACTGGAAGAACTGGGCAGAGAGATTACTGAGAATATCAGTAATCATAAAGCATTAGTGTTCTCTCAGTTTTTAGGCATGCTTTCATTGATTAAAGAGAAAATGAAAGAGTTGGGAGTTGATTATGAATATTTTGATGGGAGTAGCACTGTTGCTGAGCGCGAAAGAGCTATCCAAAGATTTCAAAATGAAGATAGTTGTCGCGTCTTTTTGATATCACTTAAAGCGGGTGGTGTGGGATTAAATTTGACGGCTGCAGATTATGTGTATATCGTGGATCCCTGGTGGAATCCGGCTGTTGAGCAACAAGCTATTGACAGAACACATCGTATTGGTCAAACCAAAAATATTTTTGCTTACCGGATGATTTGTACTGATACAGTAGAAGACAAAATCCTTAAACTTCAAGAGCGCAAGCGGAATCTTGCAAGAGAAGTTATTACAGATGATGAAGGGTTTGTTAAAACTTTAACAAAAGAAGATGTAGAGTACCTATTCAGTTAA
- a CDS encoding MGMT family protein — MAKLKQVLPSGARDISFFEQVYEVVKLIPKGRVTSYGAIAHFLGTKMSARMVGWAMNAAHADPSIPAHRVVNRKGLLTGKMHFATPTEMEEKLNKEKVKVKEDQVLDFEKKFWDPSVELS; from the coding sequence ATGGCAAAATTAAAACAGGTCCTTCCCAGTGGTGCCAGGGATATTTCCTTCTTTGAACAGGTTTATGAAGTGGTAAAATTGATACCAAAAGGCAGAGTTACCAGCTATGGCGCCATTGCCCATTTTCTGGGTACTAAAATGAGCGCAAGAATGGTAGGGTGGGCCATGAATGCTGCACACGCAGATCCATCTATTCCCGCTCATCGTGTGGTAAACAGAAAAGGACTGCTAACTGGTAAAATGCATTTTGCTACCCCTACTGAAATGGAAGAAAAACTAAATAAAGAAAAAGTTAAAGTAAAGGAAGATCAGGTGCTGGATTTCGAAAAAAAGTTCTGGGATCCTTCTGTAGAATTATCTTAA
- a CDS encoding DUF5522 domain-containing protein: protein MSQQLIEGRDFYYDDKGYMVFTAAYHLQKGYCCGYGCRHCPYDYESVPEPKKSQLLQEKQSTPDKA, encoded by the coding sequence GTGAGTCAGCAATTGATTGAGGGCAGGGATTTTTATTACGACGATAAGGGATATATGGTTTTTACTGCAGCGTACCATTTGCAAAAGGGATATTGTTGTGGATACGGATGCAGGCATTGTCCCTATGACTATGAATCTGTGCCTGAACCTAAGAAATCTCAATTATTACAAGAGAAACAATCAACGCCCGATAAAGCTTAA
- the trmB gene encoding tRNA (guanosine(46)-N7)-methyltransferase TrmB: MGQKKLIRFEAIKSFPNVLEYPQDMQGKWGTFFNNQHPITLELACGKGEYAVGLGKMYPNRNFIGIDIKGNRIWRGAKTALDEQLTNIGFIRSHIDKITDYFTPGEVAEIWITFPDPQLRGSRFKKRLTHPRFLRLYQSILKSGGLVHLKTDSPDLYQFTLTVINLFQFELLFSSDNVYAMENIAPELTIKTHYEGLDIAGSNRIHYCCFRLNQPIPVEKDEILKQMISESAID; encoded by the coding sequence ATGGGTCAGAAAAAACTAATTCGTTTCGAAGCAATCAAATCTTTTCCTAATGTGTTGGAATATCCGCAGGATATGCAGGGTAAATGGGGGACTTTTTTCAACAATCAGCACCCGATTACGCTGGAACTAGCATGTGGTAAGGGAGAATATGCGGTAGGACTTGGCAAAATGTACCCAAATCGTAATTTCATTGGTATCGATATAAAAGGGAACCGCATCTGGCGAGGAGCCAAAACTGCCCTTGATGAGCAGCTGACTAATATTGGATTTATTCGTTCCCATATAGATAAAATAACCGACTACTTTACCCCTGGTGAAGTAGCTGAAATCTGGATCACCTTTCCTGACCCACAACTAAGAGGGTCCCGATTTAAAAAAAGGTTAACGCATCCGAGATTTCTGAGACTGTATCAGTCCATCCTAAAAAGCGGCGGTTTGGTTCACCTTAAAACAGACAGTCCTGATTTGTACCAGTTTACCCTGACTGTTATCAACTTATTCCAGTTTGAATTGTTGTTCTCTTCGGATAACGTGTATGCAATGGAAAATATAGCTCCAGAGCTTACCATAAAAACGCACTACGAAGGGCTTGATATTGCTGGCAGCAATCGTATACATTATTGTTGCTTCAGATTGAATCAGCCTATTCCTGTGGAGAAAGATGAAATTTTAAAACAAATGATCAGTGAGTCAGCAATTGATTGA